In Candidatus Binatia bacterium, one DNA window encodes the following:
- a CDS encoding glycosyltransferase family 2 protein — MSEPVVAAVVVTWNGGSTTDTCIETLRESEGVRLRIIVVDNASRPEERERLVRQYGQASDVELVLLDENRHFAGGVNAGARRALEGEATHLLFLNNDTMLARDCIRLLVETAESHPEAGIVGPALLDLKPPHRPLSLGERYAAWSLAVPRTLLKVRSRGDGSPYRVGGIMGSAILVTRECFERVGPYREDLLVYYEEVDYCLRARRLGYQPLLVPGAIVLHDGMRGFVTGLQPYAAHLKTRNQLLLMRDHGSAAAWLAFVPIYLGLVVGSSVIYGLRGRSDVVSALWRGVREGLRHVLGRPAAAAGDAA, encoded by the coding sequence GTGAGCGAGCCGGTCGTGGCTGCGGTGGTGGTGACGTGGAACGGCGGCTCGACCACGGACACCTGCATCGAGACGCTGCGCGAGAGCGAGGGCGTGCGCCTGCGGATCATCGTCGTCGACAACGCGTCGCGCCCCGAGGAGCGCGAGCGCCTCGTCCGGCAGTACGGCCAGGCGAGCGACGTCGAGCTCGTGCTGCTCGACGAGAACCGCCACTTCGCGGGCGGCGTCAACGCCGGCGCGCGGCGCGCGCTCGAGGGCGAGGCGACGCACCTGCTGTTCCTCAACAACGACACCATGCTCGCGCGCGACTGCATCCGCCTGCTGGTCGAGACGGCGGAGTCGCACCCCGAAGCCGGCATCGTCGGGCCGGCGCTGCTCGACCTGAAGCCGCCGCACCGTCCACTGTCGCTCGGCGAGCGCTACGCCGCGTGGTCGCTCGCGGTGCCGCGCACGCTGCTCAAGGTGCGCTCGCGCGGCGACGGGTCGCCGTACCGCGTCGGCGGCATCATGGGATCCGCGATCCTCGTCACGCGCGAGTGCTTCGAGCGCGTCGGACCGTACCGCGAGGACCTGCTCGTCTACTACGAGGAGGTCGACTACTGCCTGCGGGCGCGCCGGCTCGGCTACCAGCCGCTGCTCGTGCCGGGCGCCATCGTGCTGCACGACGGCATGCGCGGCTTCGTGACCGGGCTGCAGCCGTACGCGGCGCACCTGAAGACGCGCAACCAGCTTCTCTTGATGCGCGACCACGGCAGCGCCGCCGCGTGGCTCGCGTTCGTGCCGATCTACCTCGGGCTCGTCGTCGGCAGCTCGGTGATCTACGGGCTGCGCGGCCGCAGCGACGTCGTCTCGGCGCTGTGGCGCGGCGTCCGCGAGGGCCTGCGTCACGTGCTCGGCCGGCCGGCGGCCGCCGCGGGCGACGCTGCCTGA
- a CDS encoding glycosyltransferase family 2 protein produces the protein MPKLIIQIPCLNEAETLPETVAALPRKLPGIDSIEILVIDDGSEDGTVEVARRLGVDHIVRFPQHQGLAKAFSAGIDAALKLGADIIVNTDADNQYEAHDIPALVKPILDGRADMVIGDRGPESLEHFSPLKRALQFYGSWVVRGLSGTNVPDAASGFRALSRRAALRLNVMSDFTYTLETLVQAGKKQLAVTHVPVRTRKTRPSRLFSSIPTYLRRSFVTLVRIYSLYEPIRVFWTLGAVMVSIGILIGLRFLYYYFFEPAGAGKVQSLILAAALSIIGMQTILMGLVADLIASSRSLIEDTLLRVRKMELRLGEAPDTEPGYHPEQEELEPLEVQRGTGAASR, from the coding sequence ATGCCCAAGCTCATCATTCAGATTCCGTGTCTCAACGAGGCGGAAACGTTGCCCGAGACGGTCGCCGCCCTGCCGCGCAAGCTACCGGGCATCGACTCGATCGAGATCCTGGTCATCGACGACGGGTCGGAGGACGGGACGGTGGAGGTGGCGCGACGCCTCGGCGTCGACCACATCGTGCGGTTTCCGCAGCATCAGGGGTTGGCGAAGGCGTTCTCGGCGGGAATCGATGCAGCTCTCAAGCTCGGCGCCGACATCATCGTCAACACGGATGCCGACAACCAGTATGAAGCGCACGACATCCCGGCGCTGGTCAAGCCGATCCTCGACGGTCGCGCCGACATGGTCATCGGCGACCGCGGGCCGGAGAGCCTCGAGCACTTCAGCCCGCTGAAGCGCGCGCTGCAGTTCTACGGCAGCTGGGTGGTGCGCGGCCTCTCGGGGACCAACGTGCCCGACGCCGCGAGCGGCTTCCGCGCGCTGTCGCGCCGCGCCGCGCTGCGCCTCAACGTGATGTCGGACTTCACCTACACGCTCGAGACGCTGGTCCAGGCGGGCAAGAAGCAGCTCGCGGTGACGCACGTCCCGGTGCGCACGCGCAAGACGCGCCCGTCGCGCCTGTTCTCGAGCATCCCGACCTACCTGCGGCGCTCGTTCGTCACGCTGGTGCGGATCTACTCGCTGTACGAGCCGATCCGGGTGTTCTGGACGCTCGGCGCGGTGATGGTGTCGATCGGCATCCTGATCGGGCTGCGCTTCCTCTACTACTACTTCTTCGAACCCGCCGGCGCCGGCAAGGTGCAGTCGCTGATCCTCGCCGCGGCCCTGTCGATCATCGGCATGCAGACCATCCTGATGGGGCTCGTCGCCGACTTGATCGCCTCGAGCCGCTCGCTGATCGAGGACACGCTGCTGCGCGTGCGCAAGATGGAGCTGCGTCTCGGCGAGGCGCCCGACACCGAGCCGGGCTACCATCCCGAGCAGGAGGAGCTCGAGCCGCTCGAGGTGCAGCGGGGGACGGGCGCGGCGTCGCGGTGA
- a CDS encoding glycosyltransferase yields the protein MIALLFGTYNSRHAANSLLASDLRAAGFEVRECHEPLWEATRDKDAPYFAPLGLARLALRYLAAAARLARRFPASARGASLVVAGFNGQLDVLLARALAGGRRVLFAPLVTVSETLIDDRATYRDGTLAGRLLRALDRRTLAAADVVLIDTAAHRDYLIARLGAEPARVVVQYLGAEPAFAAAEAAGDAAGEADVANATDVASAARPLRVLGYSQYLPLHGNEVIAQAARLLTDDPSIAFELVGTGPERARVEPLLRALPNVTLVDWVPYEELPARIAAADVALGVFGTTDKARMVIPNKVYQAAQVGRAIVTADTPAIREVFVHGESAWLVPPEPRALADALLRLARDPDLRARLGRGARSAVERAAGPAVRAERLRAALAQRGLVAAAAPLVEGVAS from the coding sequence GTGATCGCGCTCCTGTTCGGGACGTACAACTCGCGACACGCGGCGAACTCCCTCCTCGCGTCGGACCTGCGCGCGGCGGGATTCGAGGTGCGCGAGTGCCACGAGCCGCTGTGGGAGGCGACGCGCGACAAGGACGCGCCGTACTTCGCGCCGCTCGGTCTCGCGCGTCTCGCACTGCGCTACCTCGCCGCGGCTGCGCGTCTCGCGCGCCGCTTTCCGGCGAGCGCGCGCGGCGCGTCGCTCGTGGTCGCGGGCTTCAACGGCCAGCTCGACGTGCTGCTCGCGCGCGCTCTCGCCGGCGGGCGTCGCGTGCTGTTCGCGCCGCTCGTGACGGTCAGCGAGACGCTGATCGACGATCGCGCGACGTATCGCGACGGCACGCTCGCCGGACGTCTCCTGCGCGCGCTCGATCGCCGGACGCTGGCCGCGGCGGACGTCGTGCTGATCGACACCGCGGCGCACCGCGACTACCTGATCGCGCGCCTCGGCGCCGAGCCGGCGCGCGTGGTCGTGCAGTACCTCGGCGCCGAGCCGGCGTTCGCCGCGGCCGAGGCCGCAGGCGACGCCGCGGGGGAAGCCGACGTCGCGAACGCCACCGACGTCGCGAGCGCCGCGCGGCCGCTGCGCGTCCTCGGCTACAGCCAGTACCTGCCGCTGCACGGCAACGAGGTGATCGCGCAGGCGGCGCGCCTGCTGACCGACGACCCGAGCATCGCCTTCGAGCTCGTCGGCACCGGACCCGAGCGCGCCCGCGTCGAGCCGCTGCTGCGCGCTCTGCCGAACGTCACTCTCGTGGATTGGGTTCCCTACGAGGAGCTGCCCGCGCGCATCGCGGCGGCCGACGTGGCGCTCGGCGTCTTCGGCACGACCGACAAGGCGCGCATGGTGATTCCGAACAAGGTCTACCAGGCGGCGCAGGTCGGGCGGGCGATCGTCACGGCCGACACGCCGGCGATCCGCGAGGTGTTCGTGCACGGCGAGTCCGCCTGGCTCGTGCCGCCCGAGCCGCGCGCGCTCGCCGACGCGCTCTTGCGGCTCGCGCGCGATCCCGACCTGCGTGCGCGCCTCGGACGCGGCGCGCGCAGCGCCGTCGAGCGCGCGGCCGGACCCGCGGTGCGCGCCGAGCGGCTGCGCGCGGCGCTCGCGCAGCGCGGGCTCGTCGCGGCTGCGGCGCCGCTCGTGGAGGGAGTCGCGTCGTGA
- a CDS encoding glycosyltransferase family 1 protein gives MPLHVAIGAVVGVTGGPATYAVELVHALATLDDGPALELTVLTDRPDLFADLAGVRVVDVPLASSWRQPWWDNVAVPRHLRALAPDVYHGTKHALPLLATPARTAQVVTIHDLAVLAEPETFARAQRLQLLVHLRHAARAAQRVICVSRHAAGDVEARLGIPAERIAVVPHGVSARFRPLQDQRRREAVRRAYGAAEGFLVSFVGTAQPRKRIEVAVEAVARLRAEGLPIVLVIAGRRRPGYTAPWLEQPPPFVRLLGEVDAERLVELYGASDAMVSPSSFEGFGLTFVEAMACGCPVIGVAATSVPEVVGEGGLLVERPDAGLVADALARLLRDRELWAAKSRSALARAGELSWRRAAERTRDVYLAAAAARRDGSPA, from the coding sequence ATGCCGCTCCACGTGGCGATCGGCGCCGTCGTCGGCGTCACCGGCGGTCCCGCGACGTACGCGGTCGAGCTCGTGCACGCGCTCGCGACGCTCGACGATGGGCCGGCGCTCGAGCTCACGGTGCTCACCGACCGCCCGGATCTGTTCGCCGATCTCGCGGGCGTGCGCGTGGTCGACGTCCCGCTCGCGTCGTCGTGGCGCCAGCCGTGGTGGGACAACGTCGCCGTGCCGCGCCACCTGCGCGCGCTCGCGCCGGACGTCTACCACGGCACCAAGCACGCGCTGCCGCTGCTCGCGACGCCTGCGCGGACGGCGCAGGTGGTGACGATCCACGACCTCGCCGTGCTCGCGGAGCCCGAGACCTTCGCGCGCGCGCAGCGTCTGCAGCTGCTCGTCCACCTGCGGCACGCCGCGCGCGCCGCGCAGCGCGTGATCTGCGTCTCGCGTCACGCCGCGGGCGACGTCGAGGCGCGCCTCGGCATCCCGGCCGAGCGCATCGCCGTCGTGCCGCACGGCGTGAGCGCGCGCTTCCGGCCGCTGCAGGACCAGCGGCGCCGCGAGGCGGTGCGGCGCGCCTACGGCGCGGCAGAGGGCTTCCTGGTCTCGTTCGTCGGCACCGCGCAGCCGCGCAAGCGCATCGAGGTGGCGGTCGAGGCGGTCGCGCGCCTGCGCGCGGAGGGGCTGCCGATCGTGCTCGTCATCGCGGGGCGCCGGCGGCCGGGCTACACCGCGCCCTGGCTCGAGCAGCCGCCGCCGTTCGTGCGCCTGCTCGGCGAGGTCGACGCCGAGCGGCTGGTCGAGCTCTATGGCGCGTCGGACGCGATGGTGAGCCCGTCGAGCTTCGAAGGTTTTGGCTTGACGTTCGTCGAGGCGATGGCGTGCGGCTGTCCGGTGATCGGCGTCGCGGCGACGTCGGTGCCGGAGGTGGTGGGCGAGGGCGGTCTGCTGGTCGAGCGTCCGGACGCGGGGCTGGTCGCGGACGCGCTCGCGCGCCTGCTCCGCGACCGCGAGCTCTGGGCCGCGAAGTCGCGCAGCGCGCTCGCGCGCGCGGGCGAGCTCTCCTGGCGACGCGCCGCCGAGCGCACGCGCGACGTCTACCTCGCCGCCGCGGCGGCGCGACGCGACGGGTCGCCGGCGTGA